A part of Paenibacillus donghaensis genomic DNA contains:
- a CDS encoding response regulator yields the protein MYTAIIAEDSKPILRNIWTLMQSMELPVRITAMVSNGVEALEYIKSHPVDILLTDIRMPKLDGLALIEQSKLVNPQLKAVLISGYSDFEYTRKALNLQVFDYLLKPVERHQLVDVMERLVKHMQEQQGSDKDFLEGIVEPQFLSSLELGADFHAADKVMLILRRQPFTPAPGPDRWTQKMLLACLDEACAPHGRWIFPALLPEQYLVLVNASVLDVYPSVYGCMEAVSGAMLAQGIRVSIAAEAQPVRSRVLAACYEKLDKLMNEQLSVSGQLMDTKYPLPQGVLSSREMEKLAGLFADMIGQRQKERFTLLLQQQVLNFQNSNIRMAELERFIWSLAEAFGSLGSDQHSRDRPRLAGEVQQLLAAESYEAFGEALLSWTGQSFEMLHQNKKSSQELFQQLEQYLRQQLYSQLSISEVALEFHVSPSYISRMFKKYSQSTFVHYYTQLKIDEARRLIAAKPEMKAREIAEVLSFGDQHYFSKVFKEYTGCSPTEYKQQTRTEEE from the coding sequence ATGTATACCGCAATCATTGCCGAAGACAGCAAGCCGATTCTGCGCAATATTTGGACGCTGATGCAGTCCATGGAGCTGCCAGTCCGCATAACTGCCATGGTGTCGAACGGGGTCGAGGCGCTGGAATATATAAAGTCGCATCCTGTCGATATTCTGTTGACAGATATCCGTATGCCGAAGCTGGACGGGCTTGCGCTGATTGAACAGAGCAAGCTTGTGAATCCGCAGCTGAAGGCGGTGCTGATCAGCGGATACAGCGATTTCGAATATACACGTAAAGCGCTGAACCTGCAGGTGTTTGACTATTTATTGAAGCCTGTGGAGCGCCACCAGCTTGTTGACGTTATGGAACGGCTGGTCAAGCATATGCAGGAGCAGCAGGGGAGTGATAAAGATTTCTTGGAGGGCATTGTGGAACCGCAATTCCTCTCGTCCCTGGAACTTGGAGCGGACTTTCATGCCGCGGATAAAGTGATGCTGATTCTGCGCAGACAGCCGTTCACACCTGCACCCGGACCGGACCGCTGGACGCAGAAGATGCTGTTGGCTTGTCTTGACGAAGCCTGTGCACCGCATGGACGCTGGATCTTTCCTGCCTTGCTGCCGGAACAATATCTTGTCTTGGTGAACGCTTCGGTGCTGGATGTTTACCCGTCCGTTTACGGCTGTATGGAGGCGGTAAGCGGGGCGATGCTGGCTCAAGGCATCCGTGTCTCCATTGCGGCAGAGGCACAGCCTGTCAGGAGCCGGGTTCTGGCTGCATGCTATGAGAAGCTGGACAAGCTGATGAATGAACAGTTGTCCGTATCAGGCCAGCTTATGGACACCAAGTATCCCCTGCCCCAGGGCGTGCTGTCCAGCAGGGAAATGGAGAAACTGGCAGGACTTTTCGCAGATATGATCGGACAGCGGCAAAAAGAACGTTTTACGCTGCTGCTCCAGCAGCAAGTGCTGAATTTTCAGAATTCTAATATCCGGATGGCCGAGCTGGAAAGGTTCATCTGGTCCTTGGCGGAAGCTTTTGGCAGCCTAGGCTCCGATCAGCATTCACGGGATCGGCCAAGACTGGCCGGTGAAGTGCAGCAACTTCTGGCGGCAGAGAGCTATGAGGCTTTCGGGGAAGCACTGCTCTCGTGGACTGGCCAGAGCTTTGAAATGCTGCACCAGAACAAGAAAAGCAGCCAAGAGCTGTTCCAGCAGCTGGAACAATATTTGCGTCAGCAGCTCTATTCCCAGCTGTCCATTTCCGAGGTGGCGCTGGAATTTCATGTGAGTCCTTCTTACATCAGCAGAATGTTCAAGAAGTATTCGCAGAGTACCTTCGTGCATTACTATACGCAGCTTAAAATAGACGAGGCCCGCCGGTTGATTGCCGCCAAACCGGAGATGAAGGCGAGGGAAATCGCGGAGGTTCTGTCTTTCGGAGATCAGCACTATTTCTCCAAAGTATTCAAGGAATACACAGGATGCAGTCCAACTGAGTATAAGCAACAGACCAGAACGGAGGAGGAATAA
- a CDS encoding cache domain-containing sensor histidine kinase, translating to MNRKFRSGPYQASLQTKFFLTFVFLLLIVLGCFLIYVNFLVIQPLKGKTENEMQRAAAKVSDQLNIYINNQNQLSQRILSNKDVFTLLSGGDYSRLTIEGLTRSRKLKDIMFQAIGPSLNIEDMIIYDLKGAEIASYIGYAGNPTSLVPFLAESGKLATWNASGYALYRQAGGISFVRAIMNQNGQVFGYLAIQLNQEYLRRSAAGIADSEVYILDQEKQLITSSPALQEGQQVPEFAAARAAGGIYLDSRRNYVAYDQSVETGWTTYIITPKSFVLGPVNSVKNISILLITSLILFSFVYIYFSARKLLLPIRKLRGQILRINYSNMKVKVDTRSHNNELIQLNEAFQELLERLQESIDREKLALHEEVKARNSALQAQIAPHFIHNVLYLISIAAQEGKNAVVSEMCKHLSDSLRYIVSSPYQHVSLTEELKHTQHYLALVQQNFEDDLEWEIDEDRAFDLIHLPRLVIQPFVENCIEHAFKSTDPPWKIQVKVKVYNGLWAIEIRDNGDGFEPGKILEILDNIHGSDSGIYELQHNTSGIDNMGIVNTVNRMKLMYKNRLFFNIYDHPEEGKGATVQLIASLTKDFY from the coding sequence ATCAACAGAAAATTCCGCAGCGGCCCGTATCAGGCCAGTCTGCAAACCAAGTTCTTTCTGACCTTCGTGTTCCTCCTGCTGATTGTGCTGGGCTGCTTCCTGATCTATGTCAACTTTCTGGTCATCCAGCCGCTGAAGGGGAAGACGGAGAATGAAATGCAGAGGGCAGCCGCCAAAGTCAGCGATCAGCTGAACATCTATATCAATAATCAGAATCAGCTGTCCCAGCGGATTCTTTCGAACAAAGACGTATTCACGCTGCTGTCCGGCGGCGATTACTCCAGGCTGACGATTGAAGGGCTGACGCGAAGCCGCAAGCTCAAGGATATCATGTTCCAGGCCATTGGGCCGAGCCTGAACATTGAGGATATGATTATTTATGATCTTAAAGGTGCGGAGATCGCTTCTTATATCGGCTACGCCGGAAACCCTACTTCCCTGGTGCCGTTCCTTGCGGAAAGTGGAAAGCTCGCGACTTGGAATGCAAGCGGTTACGCCTTGTATCGCCAGGCGGGTGGAATATCCTTTGTGCGGGCGATTATGAATCAGAACGGGCAGGTATTCGGCTATCTGGCGATCCAGCTGAATCAGGAATATCTGAGAAGATCTGCGGCCGGCATCGCCGACAGTGAGGTCTATATTCTGGACCAGGAGAAGCAATTAATCACAAGTTCGCCCGCGCTGCAAGAAGGACAGCAGGTTCCCGAATTTGCGGCGGCAAGAGCGGCCGGAGGGATCTATCTCGACAGCCGCCGCAATTATGTTGCCTATGATCAATCGGTTGAGACAGGCTGGACCACCTATATTATTACCCCGAAGAGTTTTGTGCTGGGACCGGTAAATTCGGTTAAAAATATCTCCATTCTGCTCATCACATCGCTGATCTTGTTCTCTTTCGTCTATATCTATTTCTCTGCCAGGAAGCTGCTGCTGCCCATCCGCAAGCTGCGCGGCCAGATTCTGCGGATCAATTACAGCAATATGAAGGTGAAGGTGGACACACGCTCCCATAACAATGAGCTGATTCAACTGAATGAAGCTTTTCAAGAGCTGCTGGAACGGCTGCAGGAGTCCATTGACCGGGAAAAGCTTGCGCTACATGAAGAGGTCAAAGCCCGGAATTCGGCGCTTCAGGCGCAGATTGCGCCCCACTTTATCCACAACGTCCTGTATCTGATCAGCATCGCTGCACAGGAGGGCAAAAACGCCGTCGTATCGGAGATGTGCAAGCATCTGTCAGACAGCCTGCGCTACATTGTTTCCTCTCCTTATCAGCATGTGAGCTTGACGGAGGAATTGAAGCATACCCAGCATTATCTGGCGCTCGTTCAGCAGAATTTCGAGGATGATCTGGAATGGGAGATTGACGAGGATAGGGCATTTGACCTGATCCATCTGCCTCGCCTTGTCATTCAGCCGTTCGTCGAGAACTGTATTGAACACGCCTTCAAAAGCACCGATCCGCCATGGAAGATCCAGGTGAAGGTGAAGGTGTACAACGGACTGTGGGCCATTGAGATCAGAGATAACGGGGATGGCTTTGAGCCGGGTAAGATTCTGGAGATTCTGGACAATATCCACGGCTCCGACTCAGGGATATACGAGCTTCAGCACAATACGTCCGGGATCGATAATATGGGCATTGTGAATACAGTGAACCGCATGAAGCTGATGTACAAGAACCGTTTGTTTTTTAACATTTACGATCATCCGGAGGAGGGTAAAGGGGCCACGGTCCAGCTGATCGCATCACTTACCAAAGATTTCTACTAG
- a CDS encoding ABC transporter substrate-binding protein yields MNDTMKKMATGLLAGVMTVSLAACGSGDSGSKNTSSTGNGNSGSKGSKVTIELAISKSSQDSAFVAKELLNEFEQETGIKVNLQLLPAEQTATVLQTKLAVDETPDIVQYNLASATTDLNLERNFEILDNEPWVSRLLNKEVLSAYGHVYSFHVSQDTGMQGVVYNKDMFKELGIAIPNNFEEFLAVCEKIKASGVIPVFMPFKDNWAANIWPAAAFADWAAKNEPALFDDINANKKKWADVPEFATFLEQQYDVYKKGYTNADILSDSYDMAVGKFLDKEVAMMFMGDWLIENVTEKDPNMHLGLFAIPSSDDPSLGASPLGGQLFIPKKAKHMEEAKKFLDYIATKEVAQKIVDTQSYVSNFSDVTTPELPEYKQEIVDQYITPKKTALTTDAYMIVDRAELYRLLQDQFAGGLDPEGVLQAWDEKFSQLMKDKGVEGF; encoded by the coding sequence ATGAATGACACAATGAAAAAAATGGCAACAGGCCTACTGGCCGGTGTAATGACAGTATCGCTGGCAGCATGCGGCTCCGGCGACTCCGGCTCTAAGAATACCTCTTCAACCGGGAACGGAAACAGCGGCAGTAAAGGCAGCAAGGTTACCATCGAGCTGGCCATCTCCAAGAGCTCGCAGGATTCGGCGTTTGTCGCCAAGGAACTGCTGAATGAGTTCGAACAGGAGACCGGGATCAAAGTGAATCTTCAGCTGCTTCCGGCGGAGCAGACGGCAACTGTTCTGCAGACCAAACTTGCCGTTGACGAGACACCGGACATTGTTCAATACAACCTCGCCAGTGCCACAACAGATTTGAACCTGGAGCGCAACTTTGAAATTCTCGACAACGAGCCTTGGGTGAGCAGATTGCTGAATAAAGAAGTACTCTCCGCTTACGGGCATGTCTACAGCTTTCATGTCAGCCAAGATACAGGCATGCAGGGCGTTGTCTACAACAAGGATATGTTTAAAGAGCTGGGGATCGCCATACCAAACAATTTCGAAGAATTCCTGGCGGTATGCGAGAAGATCAAAGCAAGCGGAGTTATACCGGTCTTCATGCCGTTCAAGGATAACTGGGCCGCGAACATTTGGCCGGCTGCCGCTTTTGCCGACTGGGCTGCGAAGAATGAACCGGCTCTTTTTGATGACATCAATGCCAACAAGAAGAAATGGGCCGATGTTCCGGAGTTCGCGACCTTCCTGGAGCAGCAATATGACGTCTACAAGAAAGGTTATACCAACGCTGATATTCTGAGCGACAGCTATGATATGGCGGTTGGTAAATTTCTGGACAAAGAAGTGGCTATGATGTTCATGGGAGACTGGCTGATTGAGAATGTAACCGAAAAAGATCCGAATATGCACCTGGGTCTGTTCGCTATTCCTTCTTCCGACGACCCAAGTCTCGGCGCCAGCCCGCTGGGCGGACAATTGTTCATTCCGAAGAAAGCCAAACATATGGAGGAAGCCAAGAAATTCCTGGATTACATCGCTACCAAAGAAGTAGCCCAGAAGATCGTAGACACCCAGAGTTACGTATCCAACTTCAGTGATGTAACCACACCGGAGCTTCCGGAATACAAACAGGAAATTGTCGATCAATACATCACACCCAAGAAAACCGCGCTGACCACCGACGCTTACATGATTGTAGACCGCGCAGAGCTGTACCGTCTGCTTCAAGATCAATTCGCCGGCGGACTGGACCCTGAGGGCGTTCTCCAAGCATGGGATGAGAAATTCAGCCAGCTGATGAAAGACAAGGGAGTCGAAGGATTCTAA
- a CDS encoding carbohydrate ABC transporter permease, translating to MKISKKLYSYYLIWPALLIYSIFFVLPALIGLFYSFTDWRLDRETIKFIGWDNFERIFTDKTLLLAMKNTCIFAVVTVLGKNLLGIALAVGLNMKLKSKNFLRAIFYSPSILSVLVISIVFTPMLRSEGTINRIFDAVGLHSLSQAWLTNPSIVIWTVAAVSIWQHTGFQMAIYLAGLQSISKDYYEAATIDGAGSWRSFVSITLPLLLPAININLMLTLIGGLKVFSEVFVLTGGGPGNASQVVGTIILRSFGEGSWGLGTAVNTLLFAAVTIIAIPLLIFMRRKEVSE from the coding sequence ATGAAAATATCAAAAAAACTATACTCGTATTATCTGATCTGGCCCGCGCTGTTGATCTATTCTATTTTTTTCGTACTTCCTGCCCTTATTGGCTTGTTTTATTCCTTTACCGACTGGCGGCTGGACCGCGAGACGATCAAATTTATCGGCTGGGACAACTTTGAGCGTATTTTTACCGACAAAACGCTGCTGCTTGCCATGAAGAACACCTGTATCTTCGCAGTAGTTACCGTACTAGGCAAGAACCTGCTCGGCATCGCACTTGCCGTCGGTTTAAACATGAAGCTAAAATCCAAAAATTTTCTGCGGGCCATTTTCTATTCCCCTTCGATCTTAAGCGTTTTGGTTATTAGCATTGTGTTTACACCTATGCTGCGCTCCGAAGGAACGATTAACCGCATATTCGACGCTGTGGGCCTGCATTCCTTAAGCCAAGCTTGGCTGACCAATCCTTCGATCGTTATCTGGACGGTTGCCGCTGTCTCCATCTGGCAGCATACCGGATTCCAGATGGCCATCTACCTGGCCGGACTCCAGTCAATCTCCAAGGACTATTATGAAGCCGCCACCATCGACGGGGCCGGTTCGTGGAGAAGTTTCGTCAGCATTACCCTGCCACTCCTGCTCCCTGCGATCAATATCAATCTGATGCTCACCCTGATCGGCGGGCTTAAAGTGTTCTCCGAAGTGTTTGTGCTCACCGGCGGGGGCCCGGGCAATGCTTCACAGGTAGTGGGTACCATCATCCTGCGCTCCTTCGGGGAAGGCAGCTGGGGGCTAGGGACGGCGGTTAATACGCTTCTGTTCGCCGCAGTTACCATCATCGCCATTCCACTGCTGATCTTTATGCGCCGTAAGGAGGTATCGGAATAA
- a CDS encoding carbohydrate ABC transporter permease: MGYSRKLAWRNYLVEGLLILSSLLIILPLLIMIFGSFMTSTEVLKFSLRLPDKWMFSNYAEVFREGGLGRAFLNGMLITGISSILNILTSSAAAFILVRRETKLANFLYMFFFMGLIAPMSTITTIRVVQWMGFYGSITSVIFIYASLNAAFSVFLYSGFIRSIPKALDEVAFLEGANTFDVFFKIVTPLIIPVNATVAIMVFMSVWNDITIPLYFLTDSSDWTMPLSVYNFYGKYSRDWNLIFADLVLTSLPVFILYLFCQKYIVSGLTAGAVKG, translated from the coding sequence ATGGGTTATTCACGTAAACTGGCTTGGCGCAACTACCTGGTCGAAGGATTGCTGATTCTGTCCTCACTGCTGATCATTCTGCCGCTGCTCATCATGATCTTCGGAAGTTTTATGACCAGCACCGAGGTGCTCAAATTCTCTCTACGGCTCCCGGACAAATGGATGTTCTCCAACTATGCAGAGGTGTTCCGGGAAGGCGGTCTGGGGCGGGCTTTTCTGAACGGAATGCTGATTACCGGGATTTCGTCTATATTGAACATCCTCACCTCTTCGGCAGCGGCTTTCATCCTGGTCCGCAGAGAGACTAAATTAGCGAATTTCCTGTATATGTTCTTTTTCATGGGCCTGATTGCTCCCATGTCTACTATTACAACCATCCGTGTCGTACAGTGGATGGGGTTCTACGGCAGCATCACCAGCGTTATCTTTATCTATGCTTCACTGAATGCCGCCTTCAGCGTATTTCTCTACAGCGGGTTCATCCGCTCCATCCCCAAAGCGCTGGATGAGGTGGCTTTTCTGGAAGGCGCCAATACGTTCGATGTCTTCTTCAAAATCGTGACTCCGCTGATTATTCCGGTCAATGCCACCGTTGCAATCATGGTCTTCATGTCTGTCTGGAACGACATCACCATCCCGCTCTATTTCCTGACCGACAGCTCCGACTGGACCATGCCGCTCTCCGTGTACAATTTCTACGGCAAATACAGTCGTGACTGGAATCTCATCTTCGCAGATCTGGTGCTGACCTCTCTGCCGGTGTTCATCCTGTATCTCTTCTGCCAGAAGTATATTGTGAGCGGACTTACGGCGGGCGCTGTCAAAGGCTAA
- a CDS encoding TM2 domain-containing protein, which yields MRKSKWIALLLCVFDGFLDGHKFYEGKTLMGILYFFTAGFLFVGVVLDFIALLFKPDPYFCLTKKAVTIQCVCFFGTLYGLNPNANSSYHLSRSCS from the coding sequence ATACGCAAAAGTAAGTGGATTGCCTTGCTGCTCTGTGTATTTGATGGTTTCCTAGATGGACATAAATTTTACGAAGGTAAAACACTTATGGGTATTCTTTACTTCTTTACAGCTGGATTTTTATTTGTAGGTGTTGTGTTAGATTTTATAGCTCTGTTGTTTAAGCCTGATCCTTATTTTTGTTTAACCAAAAAAGCAGTCACAATACAATGTGTCTGCTTTTTTGGTACGTTGTATGGACTGAATCCTAACGCCAACTCATCTTATCATTTATCTCGATCTTGCTCTTGA
- a CDS encoding TetR/AcrR family transcriptional regulator, producing the protein MNPKLTLRDKKKEATAYALTEAAFELALEKGMEGFIVDDIVQKAGYSRRTFANYFSCKEEAVAEYFIGSATKEDENMLLAGLPADATPLDALYSLLKLQFTSEFLHKLRQSVSLANQYPSLEPYILSVFRRLQIAAQELLEQFSHGRYADGYTHLLAGAVYGAFVPILDGRLNVMLPGEAQDEHSGALSFDQYLNSMFAYLRNGF; encoded by the coding sequence TTGAACCCCAAGCTGACGCTGCGCGATAAAAAAAAAGAGGCCACTGCCTATGCATTAACCGAAGCTGCCTTTGAGCTTGCGCTTGAGAAAGGTATGGAGGGCTTCATCGTCGATGATATTGTCCAGAAGGCCGGTTATTCCCGGCGGACCTTTGCCAATTACTTCTCATGCAAAGAGGAAGCGGTAGCGGAGTATTTTATTGGCAGCGCTACGAAAGAAGATGAGAACATGCTGCTCGCTGGTTTGCCTGCGGATGCTACACCGCTGGATGCCTTGTACAGTTTGCTCAAGCTGCAATTCACTTCTGAGTTTCTGCACAAATTGCGGCAGTCCGTATCGCTCGCAAATCAGTACCCGTCGCTGGAGCCTTATATCCTCAGCGTATTCCGCCGCTTGCAGATCGCCGCTCAGGAGTTGCTCGAACAATTCTCCCATGGACGTTATGCCGACGGATATACCCATCTTCTTGCCGGTGCCGTCTATGGAGCATTCGTGCCCATTCTGGATGGACGGCTGAACGTTATGCTGCCGGGCGAAGCACAGGATGAACACTCCGGTGCGCTTTCGTTTGATCAATATTTGAATTCCATGTTTGCTTATTTACGCAACGGCTTCTAA
- a CDS encoding MMPL family transporter, whose protein sequence is MSTFLYRLGKSAYSKPWYFIAAWIIVLGVVGTLLGVNGIQSSSEMKIEGTESQKVLDKLTQELPAAAGGQASIAFTAPDGERLDTPERAALLLKAINDVYNMDYIINPLELAAQAAAAAGQAAAAAPSAAAGQAATADPSAAASQSATADPSAAAGQSAAAGQAAPYGPLIADGVPVPGVMLSADGSIALFQFQFTVQQTSLPSSVADNIIDTVTEVEQAGSGITAIPSASLKSIPAIGSTEAVGIVIAAVVLFITLGSVVAAGLPLITALLGVGISVGGAFALSSIIQMNDITPILAVMIGLAVGIDYSLFIVNRQRRLILDEKLSAGEAASRALGTAGSAVFFAGLTVIIALCGMLVIGIGFLSTMALVAAASVLINVLLALTLLPALLGLVGERICTAKARTKNTASGNKARHGFSHRWANITVKYRWAIIILVVLVLGTAAIPVTKMELGIPSGASANLDTPARQSYDITSKGFGEGFNGPLLLVAEPENPSDKISMELLGKLVQELQMHDNVTLVSPMGVNATGDIAIISLIPKTGPTDTATRDLVQDLRDPASSLASGNSVKLGVTGFTAINIDMSSKLSDAFPVYIAIIVILSLIILLLVFRSIIVPIKATVGFILSILATFGLTTAVYQWGWLHSLFGFDTGGPLLSFMPILVTGILYGLAMDYQVFLVSSMREAYVHGRHGNESVVHGYDLASRVVLAAGVIMVSVFAGFIFAPDAMIKQIGFALAFGILIDAFIIRMTLVPAIMAVFGDKAWWLPKWLDRMLPNLDVEGDKLIAKLHAESGHKK, encoded by the coding sequence ATGTCAACATTTCTATACCGATTAGGCAAGTCAGCTTATTCCAAGCCCTGGTATTTCATCGCAGCCTGGATCATCGTACTCGGTGTTGTAGGCACTTTGCTGGGTGTCAATGGCATCCAGTCCAGCTCCGAAATGAAAATTGAAGGCACCGAATCACAAAAAGTGCTGGATAAGCTGACACAGGAGCTTCCTGCTGCTGCCGGAGGCCAGGCGAGCATTGCCTTCACCGCACCGGACGGAGAACGTCTGGACACACCGGAACGTGCAGCGCTGCTCCTGAAGGCCATTAATGATGTCTACAACATGGACTACATCATCAACCCTCTGGAGCTGGCTGCCCAAGCCGCAGCGGCTGCGGGTCAAGCAGCGGCTGCGGCTCCGTCTGCCGCGGCAGGCCAAGCTGCCACGGCGGATCCATCGGCCGCTGCAAGTCAGTCTGCCACGGCGGATCCATCGGCCGCTGCAGGTCAGTCTGCTGCCGCAGGTCAAGCTGCCCCTTACGGCCCGCTGATAGCTGACGGCGTTCCGGTTCCCGGCGTCATGCTGTCCGCCGATGGCAGCATCGCCTTGTTCCAGTTCCAGTTCACCGTCCAGCAGACGTCGCTGCCTTCTTCCGTAGCGGATAACATCATCGATACCGTGACCGAAGTCGAGCAGGCAGGCTCCGGCATCACAGCCATTCCGAGTGCTTCGCTCAAGAGCATTCCAGCCATCGGATCGACGGAAGCCGTCGGCATTGTTATTGCTGCTGTTGTACTGTTCATTACGCTTGGCTCGGTCGTTGCCGCAGGACTGCCGCTGATCACCGCGCTCCTGGGCGTCGGAATCAGCGTCGGAGGCGCGTTTGCCCTCTCAAGCATTATCCAGATGAATGACATTACGCCGATTCTCGCCGTGATGATCGGTCTGGCTGTCGGTATCGACTACTCGCTGTTTATCGTGAACCGGCAGCGGCGACTCATTCTCGATGAGAAATTAAGCGCCGGCGAAGCGGCAAGCCGGGCATTGGGTACCGCCGGCAGCGCCGTATTCTTCGCCGGTCTAACCGTAATTATCGCCCTGTGCGGCATGCTGGTTATCGGCATCGGATTCTTGTCGACCATGGCGCTCGTTGCCGCTGCCAGCGTTCTGATCAACGTTCTGCTGGCGCTAACCCTGCTGCCTGCATTGCTGGGTCTGGTCGGCGAACGGATCTGCACAGCCAAGGCGCGCACGAAAAACACGGCTTCAGGAAACAAAGCCCGCCACGGGTTCTCGCACCGCTGGGCGAACATTACAGTGAAATACCGCTGGGCCATTATTATTCTGGTTGTCCTGGTTCTTGGAACAGCGGCAATTCCTGTAACAAAAATGGAGCTGGGCATTCCGTCCGGCGCCTCGGCCAACCTGGATACTCCGGCACGCCAAAGCTATGATATCACCTCCAAAGGCTTCGGTGAAGGCTTCAACGGACCGCTGCTGCTGGTAGCCGAACCGGAAAATCCGTCTGATAAAATTTCAATGGAGCTGCTCGGCAAGCTGGTTCAGGAGCTGCAAATGCATGATAACGTCACATTGGTGTCCCCGATGGGCGTCAATGCAACCGGCGATATCGCCATTATCAGCCTGATCCCCAAAACAGGCCCAACGGATACAGCAACAAGAGATCTGGTGCAGGATCTGCGCGATCCCGCTTCCAGCCTCGCCTCCGGAAATAGTGTCAAGCTCGGTGTGACCGGCTTCACCGCCATCAATATTGATATGTCATCCAAGCTTTCCGATGCATTCCCTGTGTATATTGCCATTATTGTAATTCTGTCACTGATCATCCTGCTGCTTGTCTTCCGCTCGATCATCGTTCCGATCAAAGCAACCGTCGGCTTTATTCTCAGCATTCTCGCGACCTTCGGTCTGACTACAGCTGTCTACCAGTGGGGATGGCTGCACTCCCTGTTTGGTTTTGATACGGGAGGACCGCTGCTTAGCTTTATGCCGATTCTGGTCACCGGCATTCTGTACGGGCTGGCGATGGATTATCAGGTTTTCCTGGTCAGTTCCATGCGCGAGGCCTACGTCCACGGACGCCATGGCAACGAAAGTGTCGTTCACGGCTACGATCTCGCCAGCCGCGTCGTGCTTGCCGCAGGCGTAATCATGGTTTCTGTCTTCGCCGGCTTCATCTTCGCACCTGACGCGATGATCAAGCAGATCGGCTTCGCTCTGGCCTTCGGTATCCTGATCGATGCCTTCATCATCCGTATGACGCTCGTTCCGGCTATAATGGCGGTCTTCGGTGACAAGGCCTGGTGGCTTCCGAAATGGCTGGACCGCATGCTTCCGAATCTCGATGTCGAAGGCGATAAGCTGATCGCCAAGCTGCATGCCGAGAGCGGACACAAGAAATAA
- a CDS encoding response regulator, which produces MNLYKILIVDDHFVVREGLKLILETSEQFQVVGEAENGLQALQLIKELHPDVILMDLNMPVMGGLETMKELRNQGCPIPVIILTTYNEDELMISGLAMGAKGYLLKDTSRENLFRNIESAVHGETLLSADIMERVIAVKAQPQDPIIPQHEATRLTDKEILILQSVARGLKSKVIAMDRGISERTVKAHLTTIYNKLGVDSRSQAVAVALERGILKM; this is translated from the coding sequence ATGAATTTATATAAAATTCTGATTGTTGACGATCACTTTGTTGTCCGGGAAGGATTAAAGCTGATTCTGGAGACAAGTGAGCAGTTTCAAGTTGTTGGTGAAGCCGAGAACGGCTTACAGGCTCTGCAATTGATTAAGGAGCTGCATCCAGACGTGATTCTGATGGACTTGAATATGCCGGTCATGGGCGGTCTGGAAACGATGAAGGAGTTAAGGAACCAAGGATGCCCGATTCCAGTGATAATACTCACGACCTACAACGAGGATGAATTAATGATCAGCGGCCTGGCTATGGGGGCGAAAGGATATTTATTAAAAGATACCAGCCGTGAAAATCTATTCAGAAACATTGAGTCGGCAGTACATGGGGAGACCTTGCTTTCAGCAGATATAATGGAACGAGTGATTGCTGTCAAGGCGCAGCCGCAAGATCCAATCATTCCTCAACATGAAGCCACTCGCTTGACCGACAAAGAAATACTCATTCTGCAATCTGTCGCCCGAGGGTTGAAAAGCAAAGTAATTGCTATGGATAGGGGGATCTCCGAGCGTACCGTAAAAGCGCATTTAACGACCATTTACAATAAACTGGGAGTGGATTCACGCTCGCAAGCCGTTGCCGTTGCGCTGGAGCGGGGAATTTTGAAAATGTAG